From one Microbulbifer sp. A4B17 genomic stretch:
- the gyrA gene encoding DNA gyrase subunit A — MGELAKEISPINIEEELKQSYLDYAMSVIVGRALPDVRDGLKPVHRRVLYAMSELKNDWNKPYKKSARVVGDVIGKYHPHGDTAVYDTIVRMAQPFSMRYTLVDGQGNFGSIDGDSPAAMRYTEIRMDKLAHELLSDLDKETVNFVDNYDGSEQMPEVLPSRVPNLLVNGSSGIAVGMATNIPPHNLGEVIKACLALINNSELTVDDLMEYIPGPDFPTGAIINGRAGILLAYRTGRGRIYVRAKADVIRDDKTNRETIIITEIPFQLNKARLIERIAELVKEKKIEGISELRDESDKDGLRVVIELKRGELGDVVLNNLYSQTQLESVFGINMVALVDGQPKVLNLKELLEHFIRHRQEVVTRRTVYLLRKARERGHILEGLAIAIANIDPVIELIKSSATPADAREALLAKGWPVGNVQQFLERAGADACRPDDLPQEFGLRDDSYYLSPAQAQAILELRLHRLTGMEHDKLLAEYQDRLEQIAEYLHILGSFERLMEVIREELEQLSKDFNDERRTDIVASRQDLTVEDLITPEDKVVTISHGGYAKSQPLTDYQAQRRGGMGKSATQVKDEDFVEHLLIANSHDTLLCFSNKGKVYWLKVYEVPTAGRASRGRPMVNMLPLEEGERISSMMPVSEYDENHFIFFTTANGTVKKTPLTAFARPRSVGLRAIELEEGDRLVATAITDGERDVALFTSAGKAARFSESNVRSMGRVSRGVRGIRMQEGQQVIAMVIPEEGGSVMMATENGYGKRTAISEFPTKGRGTQGVIAIAESERNGALVGACQVHPGEEMMLISDQGTLVRTRVDEVSVLGRNTQGVRVIRLKTGEKLVGLGRIEETEDDGEENGGEE; from the coding sequence ATGGGCGAATTAGCCAAAGAAATCTCTCCGATTAATATCGAAGAAGAACTCAAGCAGTCTTATCTCGACTATGCCATGAGCGTGATTGTCGGGCGCGCACTGCCGGATGTACGCGATGGCCTCAAGCCGGTACACCGCCGCGTGCTCTACGCGATGAGCGAGCTTAAAAACGACTGGAATAAACCTTACAAGAAATCAGCGCGTGTCGTTGGTGATGTAATCGGTAAATATCACCCGCACGGAGACACTGCGGTCTACGACACTATTGTGCGTATGGCGCAGCCGTTTTCTATGCGTTACACCTTGGTAGATGGCCAGGGTAACTTCGGCTCTATCGATGGTGACAGTCCAGCTGCCATGCGATACACCGAGATTCGTATGGATAAGTTGGCCCACGAGCTGCTGTCCGACCTCGATAAAGAAACTGTTAATTTTGTCGATAACTACGATGGTTCTGAGCAAATGCCGGAGGTATTGCCTTCCCGTGTGCCGAACCTCTTGGTCAATGGTTCCTCCGGTATTGCGGTGGGCATGGCCACCAATATCCCTCCCCATAATCTGGGTGAGGTGATCAAGGCTTGTCTGGCTCTGATCAATAATTCCGAGTTGACCGTCGACGACCTGATGGAGTACATCCCCGGGCCGGACTTCCCCACGGGCGCCATCATCAATGGCCGCGCCGGTATCCTGCTGGCCTACCGCACTGGCCGTGGGCGCATTTATGTGCGTGCCAAAGCAGATGTGATCCGCGATGACAAGACCAATCGCGAAACCATCATCATTACTGAGATCCCCTTCCAGCTGAATAAGGCGCGCTTGATCGAGCGTATTGCTGAGCTGGTGAAAGAGAAAAAGATCGAGGGTATCTCTGAGCTGCGCGATGAGTCCGACAAAGACGGCTTACGCGTAGTGATTGAGCTTAAGCGGGGAGAGCTGGGTGATGTGGTTCTGAATAACCTCTATTCCCAGACCCAGCTGGAAAGCGTCTTCGGTATCAATATGGTGGCCCTGGTCGATGGCCAGCCCAAGGTATTGAACCTCAAAGAGCTGCTCGAGCACTTTATTCGCCACCGCCAGGAAGTCGTTACCCGTCGTACGGTTTACCTGTTGCGCAAAGCCCGCGAGCGCGGCCATATTCTGGAAGGTCTGGCGATTGCCATCGCCAATATTGATCCGGTAATTGAGCTGATCAAATCTTCCGCCACGCCGGCAGATGCCCGCGAGGCGTTGCTGGCTAAAGGCTGGCCTGTGGGTAATGTACAGCAGTTCCTGGAACGGGCTGGTGCTGATGCCTGCCGTCCAGATGATCTGCCGCAAGAATTTGGTCTGCGCGACGACTCTTACTACTTGTCCCCGGCCCAGGCTCAGGCAATTCTCGAATTGCGCCTGCACCGCCTGACGGGCATGGAGCACGACAAGCTGTTGGCAGAATACCAGGATCGACTGGAGCAGATTGCAGAATACCTGCATATCCTCGGCAGCTTCGAGCGACTGATGGAAGTGATCCGCGAAGAACTGGAACAGCTGTCAAAAGACTTTAACGATGAGCGTCGTACCGATATCGTTGCGTCTCGCCAGGATCTGACCGTTGAAGACCTGATTACCCCGGAAGATAAGGTAGTAACTATCTCCCACGGTGGTTACGCCAAGAGCCAGCCGCTGACCGATTATCAGGCCCAGCGCCGTGGTGGTATGGGTAAATCCGCGACCCAGGTGAAAGACGAGGACTTCGTCGAACACCTGTTGATCGCCAACTCCCATGACACCCTTCTGTGCTTCTCCAATAAGGGCAAGGTGTACTGGCTGAAAGTCTACGAAGTGCCCACCGCTGGCCGAGCCTCCCGTGGTCGCCCAATGGTTAATATGCTGCCCTTGGAAGAGGGTGAGCGTATCAGCAGCATGATGCCGGTGTCCGAGTACGACGAAAATCACTTTATCTTCTTCACCACTGCCAATGGCACCGTGAAGAAAACCCCCCTCACCGCTTTTGCCCGCCCCCGCAGTGTTGGTTTGCGTGCAATTGAATTGGAGGAGGGCGATCGCCTGGTAGCCACTGCGATTACCGATGGTGAGCGCGATGTAGCGCTGTTTACCAGCGCCGGTAAAGCAGCGCGCTTCTCCGAGTCCAATGTGCGCTCTATGGGTCGTGTTTCCCGTGGTGTTCGCGGTATTCGCATGCAGGAAGGTCAGCAGGTTATCGCTATGGTTATCCCTGAAGAGGGTGGCTCTGTGATGATGGCTACTGAGAATGGTTACGGTAAGCGCACAGCTATCAGCGAATTCCCCACCAAGGGACGCGGTACCCAGGGTGTTATTGCGATCGCGGAAAGTGAACGTAACGGTGCCTTGGTTGGGGCCTGTCAGGTGCACCCAGGTGAGGAGATGATGTTGATCTCCGACCAGGGCACTCTGGTGCGTACCCGTGTTGATGAAGTGTCTGTACTTGGGCGCAACACGCAGGGGGTGCGAGTGATTCGCCTGAAGACTGGCGAGAAGCTGGTTGGTCTCGGTCGCATTGAAGAGACCGAAGATGACGGTGAAGAAAACGGTGGGGAAGAGTGA
- a CDS encoding TRZ/ATZ family hydrolase — translation MQQAVDTLIHARWIIPVVPDKKVYENCSLAIEKGKISALVPTAEASIRFKAKDEVDLGQHALIPGLINTHNHAPMTLLRGYADDRPLKEWLEQHIWPTEQRWVGPQFVADGSRQAIAEMLRSGTTTFSDQYFFPEAVAIAARESGIRAHIAFPVLDAPTPWSRNSDEALHKGLALRDDYRAHDRIEVVFAPHAPYTVGDKTLEKIAVCSAEAQIPMQMHLHETHAEVESALNATGERPTERLFRLGLLGPQTLCVHMVATNQRDIELMSSSGAHVSHCPSSNLKLASGFCPTYDMLEAGINVSLGTDGAASNNTQDLFSEANTAALLAKAVSGNATALPAHQTLSMATINGAKALGIEDITGSLEVGKSADIAAINLGGLEQQPLHDPVSQLIYANGGHNVSDVWVAGRQLLKGRQLQTLNETEVIQRAQIWRDRISGNLR, via the coding sequence ATGCAACAAGCTGTCGATACCCTGATCCACGCGCGCTGGATCATACCCGTCGTACCCGACAAAAAAGTGTACGAAAATTGTTCGCTCGCAATAGAGAAGGGCAAAATCTCTGCCCTGGTACCCACAGCTGAGGCCTCAATTCGTTTTAAGGCAAAAGATGAAGTTGACCTGGGGCAACACGCACTGATTCCAGGGTTAATTAATACTCACAACCATGCGCCCATGACACTATTGCGCGGCTACGCTGATGACCGCCCCCTTAAAGAGTGGCTGGAGCAGCACATCTGGCCGACAGAGCAACGCTGGGTAGGTCCGCAATTTGTAGCTGACGGCAGCCGGCAAGCGATTGCCGAGATGCTGCGCTCTGGTACAACCACTTTTTCTGATCAGTACTTCTTTCCGGAAGCCGTCGCCATTGCTGCGCGGGAGAGCGGAATCAGGGCCCATATTGCCTTCCCCGTGCTGGATGCCCCAACCCCCTGGAGCCGCAATAGCGATGAGGCCCTGCACAAAGGATTGGCGTTACGCGATGATTACCGAGCGCACGATCGAATTGAAGTGGTATTTGCACCCCACGCCCCCTATACCGTGGGGGATAAAACACTGGAAAAAATTGCAGTCTGCTCTGCTGAAGCGCAAATCCCCATGCAAATGCACCTCCACGAGACCCACGCTGAAGTTGAAAGCGCCCTGAACGCTACTGGAGAGCGGCCCACCGAGCGGCTATTCCGCCTTGGGCTGCTGGGGCCGCAGACACTTTGTGTACATATGGTGGCCACTAACCAACGAGACATTGAGCTAATGAGTTCAAGTGGCGCCCATGTTTCTCACTGCCCATCATCCAACCTCAAACTCGCCTCAGGCTTTTGCCCGACTTATGACATGCTGGAAGCCGGCATCAACGTATCCCTTGGCACCGATGGCGCTGCGAGCAATAACACCCAAGACCTGTTCTCCGAAGCCAACACAGCCGCACTACTGGCAAAAGCTGTTAGCGGGAACGCAACAGCCCTACCCGCGCATCAGACACTGAGCATGGCGACCATCAACGGAGCCAAAGCACTGGGAATTGAAGATATAACCGGAAGCCTGGAAGTAGGTAAAAGCGCAGACATTGCAGCTATCAATCTCGGCGGTCTAGAACAGCAGCCCTTGCATGACCCAGTGTCCCAGTTGATTTATGCCAACGGAGGACACAATGTCAGCGATGTCTGGGTTGCAGGGCGACAACTTTTAAAGGGGCGCCAGCTACAAACCTTAAACGAAACTGAGGTTATCCAGCGGGCGCAAATATGGCGTGATAGAATCAGCGGAAATTTACGCTAG
- a CDS encoding RNA polymerase sigma factor RpoD/SigA: protein MSREHFYSRDEEWLKDTGEPLSDSCQGANETDPQVAQDPDVEEIHATGDSLSESGTTPMQSYLKHLYRLELLTPEEEHSTTCLLRDLEEKLISTLQESGTELVQLRSEGVEQRGSTGAYDHGLIIAHTEALLSCEYLDRRNRSRLTGLLQRFQKQRKKLIQCNLRLVIAIAKRFRNPSVPFIDLIQEGNVGLMKAIERFKPQMGYRFSTYAYWWIQQEIQLALRRNEDLVRQPANVQDDLRAIYRAIGEVRALGQPASDDNLARHTGLDIERIQSLLKLPGPTGSLDDPVADDQSSTRLDYAPADELYNTDELVTNQELAQRLREAVSRLPARQRTVLNLRYGLISDKDCSFRVIGEQLGLSQERARQLHSDALRQLKRQWR, encoded by the coding sequence TTGTCCCGAGAACATTTTTACTCAAGGGATGAAGAATGGCTGAAGGATACAGGCGAACCACTCTCTGACTCCTGCCAGGGTGCTAACGAGACCGACCCACAGGTCGCGCAAGACCCTGATGTGGAAGAGATTCACGCAACGGGCGACTCCCTCTCCGAGAGCGGCACCACCCCAATGCAGAGCTACCTCAAGCACCTGTACAGGCTTGAGCTTTTAACTCCGGAGGAAGAGCACAGCACCACTTGCCTATTACGCGACCTGGAGGAAAAGCTGATTTCCACCCTCCAGGAAAGCGGTACCGAACTGGTCCAGCTGCGTAGCGAGGGTGTAGAGCAACGGGGCAGCACTGGCGCCTACGACCACGGATTAATCATTGCCCACACAGAAGCACTTCTCTCATGCGAGTATTTGGATAGACGCAATCGCAGCAGATTAACCGGGCTATTACAGCGGTTTCAAAAACAGCGCAAAAAACTGATCCAGTGCAACCTTCGCCTGGTTATTGCTATTGCGAAACGCTTTCGCAACCCATCTGTTCCCTTTATCGATTTAATACAAGAGGGCAATGTTGGGCTAATGAAAGCAATTGAGCGCTTCAAGCCTCAAATGGGATACCGTTTTTCCACCTATGCCTATTGGTGGATTCAACAAGAAATTCAGCTGGCCCTTCGCCGCAATGAAGATCTCGTCCGACAACCTGCCAACGTCCAGGATGACCTGAGGGCAATTTACAGGGCCATTGGCGAAGTCCGCGCCCTAGGGCAACCTGCATCCGATGACAACCTGGCCCGCCATACGGGACTGGACATCGAGAGAATTCAAAGCCTGTTAAAACTACCAGGACCCACCGGATCACTGGATGACCCAGTAGCAGATGACCAGAGCAGTACCAGACTGGACTACGCACCTGCAGATGAGCTTTACAATACGGACGAGCTGGTAACCAACCAGGAGCTGGCTCAGCGCCTCCGAGAAGCTGTTTCCCGCCTTCCCGCAAGACAAAGGACAGTCCTTAATCTGAGGTACGGATTAATTTCTGACAAAGACTGCTCTTTTCGAGTTATTGGTGAGCAATTAGGGCTTAGCCAGGAACGGGCACGACAACTACATTCTGACGCACTCCGGCAACTGAAACGGCAGTGGCGATAA
- a CDS encoding acyloxyacyl hydrolase yields the protein MRKSVAFNEKYSTYKYCAYFFAGGLLLAPLTYAESEFIASAGKGLGNELMQFRSISAAEMAGFSYSHLLSSFSIGNNSLQWWGQGSYSRMRTEHQSENQQQNIFEIKPILRWYPRSELQGGFAEAGAGASYLSQKNFGDIELSTKLNFALHFAFGYRFSRGHVLSLRYSHFSNARTNRPNPGFDFASLNGHFNF from the coding sequence ATGCGCAAATCAGTGGCCTTTAACGAAAAATACAGCACTTATAAATACTGTGCCTATTTTTTTGCCGGCGGACTCCTTCTGGCTCCTCTGACCTATGCGGAGTCCGAGTTTATTGCAAGTGCCGGCAAAGGATTAGGAAATGAATTGATGCAGTTTCGATCAATCTCGGCCGCGGAAATGGCCGGATTTAGCTACTCCCACCTACTGTCTTCTTTTAGTATTGGTAATAACTCCCTTCAATGGTGGGGACAAGGCAGTTACTCCCGTATGCGAACCGAGCACCAAAGTGAAAACCAGCAGCAAAATATTTTTGAAATAAAACCTATTCTGCGCTGGTATCCCCGCAGTGAACTACAGGGCGGATTTGCCGAAGCTGGTGCGGGCGCATCTTATTTGAGCCAAAAGAACTTCGGTGATATCGAGCTAAGTACCAAACTCAATTTCGCCCTGCATTTTGCTTTTGGGTACCGCTTTTCCAGAGGCCACGTTTTATCTTTACGCTACAGCCACTTTTCTAATGCCAGAACCAACAGGCCAAACCCTGGTTTTGATTTTGCCTCATTAAATGGGCACTTTAACTTTTAG
- a CDS encoding HAD family hydrolase encodes MKAVLFDLDGTLLDTAPDFIVVLNQLRQQEQLPPLPDETIRGTVSNGSRALVTLGFNKEENDPAFPGLLQRLLDLYLAHLAEKTTTFPGIESLLDNLVDNNLPWGIVTNKPEAFTTPLMEAFTHLPPASAIVCPDHVSKSKPDPEPLFLACSQIGCAPAEAIYIGDHKRDIIAGQKAGMPTIACGYGYIDSADNPANWGADHLVNSANEIWPLLEQHYF; translated from the coding sequence ATGAAAGCTGTTTTATTTGACCTCGATGGTACCCTGCTTGATACAGCGCCAGATTTTATTGTTGTATTAAATCAACTGCGCCAACAGGAGCAACTGCCCCCGCTCCCCGACGAGACAATCCGCGGGACTGTTTCCAATGGTTCCAGGGCACTGGTTACACTGGGGTTTAACAAAGAAGAAAATGATCCCGCGTTTCCCGGGCTGCTGCAAAGATTACTGGACCTCTACCTTGCACACCTCGCAGAGAAGACAACGACCTTTCCCGGCATCGAAAGCCTGCTAGACAACCTAGTTGACAACAACCTTCCATGGGGGATTGTCACCAACAAACCGGAGGCATTTACCACTCCGCTCATGGAGGCATTTACACACCTGCCCCCAGCCTCCGCAATTGTTTGCCCAGACCATGTCAGTAAGTCCAAGCCGGACCCCGAGCCCCTATTTTTAGCCTGTAGCCAAATTGGGTGTGCTCCTGCCGAAGCAATTTATATCGGTGACCACAAGCGCGATATCATAGCGGGACAAAAGGCCGGCATGCCCACCATCGCCTGCGGATATGGCTACATTGATTCCGCAGACAACCCCGCTAACTGGGGAGCAGACCACCTGGTAAATTCCGCCAACGAAATTTGGCCCCTCCTAGAACAACACTATTTTTAA
- a CDS encoding YciK family oxidoreductase → MSDFVGDYQAPSDLLKSKIILVTGAGDGIGKTAAKTFAAHGATVILLGRTTPKLETVYDEIETAGGPQPAIFPMDLAAAKIEDFENLAEAIRTEFGRLDGLLHNAGLLGQRTPVGNYNFNTWQQVMQVNVNAAFGLTKAMLPLLEESEAGSIVFTSSSVGVKGRAYWGAYSVSKFATEGLMQVLADELEGVSNTRVNTLNPGATRTTMRATAYPAENPQSVTSAEDIMPTYLYLMGDESRTVSGKHFSAQKK, encoded by the coding sequence ATGTCAGACTTTGTCGGCGACTACCAAGCGCCCTCCGACCTTTTAAAGAGCAAAATTATTCTTGTCACCGGTGCCGGAGACGGCATAGGCAAAACTGCAGCTAAGACTTTTGCTGCTCACGGCGCAACGGTAATTTTGCTTGGCCGTACAACCCCCAAATTAGAAACGGTCTATGACGAAATTGAGACTGCCGGTGGACCACAACCAGCCATTTTCCCCATGGACCTCGCCGCGGCCAAAATAGAAGATTTTGAAAACCTCGCCGAAGCTATTCGCACCGAGTTCGGCCGCCTGGATGGACTCTTACACAATGCCGGCCTACTCGGGCAACGCACCCCTGTCGGGAATTACAATTTCAACACCTGGCAACAGGTAATGCAGGTCAATGTCAATGCTGCATTCGGCCTAACAAAAGCAATGCTGCCCCTGCTGGAGGAGTCGGAAGCGGGGTCTATTGTTTTTACAAGTTCCAGCGTGGGGGTCAAAGGGAGAGCCTACTGGGGAGCCTATTCCGTATCAAAGTTCGCTACTGAAGGGTTAATGCAGGTACTTGCTGATGAACTCGAAGGGGTTTCCAATACTCGCGTGAACACCCTAAACCCCGGAGCAACCCGAACAACAATGCGAGCAACCGCCTACCCGGCGGAAAACCCGCAGTCAGTGACCTCCGCAGAAGATATCATGCCCACCTATCTGTACTTGATGGGCGATGAAAGCAGAACCGTGAGCGGAAAGCACTTCAGCGCACAAAAGAAATAA
- the ubiG gene encoding bifunctional 2-polyprenyl-6-hydroxyphenol methylase/3-demethylubiquinol 3-O-methyltransferase UbiG: MSNVDPSEIAKFEQLASRWWDKEGEFKPLHEINPLRANYIDGYAPVAGKKLLDVGCGGGILAEAMAQRGADVTGIDLGEAPLNVAKLHALESGVSVNYRKVAVEELAEEAPESFDIVTCLEMLEHVPDPSSVIRACAKLVKPGGKLFFSTINRTPKGWLFAVVGAEYVLRLLPKGTHEYSKFIRPSEMGAWLRDESLEACDITGMTYNPVTRSYKLNPRDVDVNYLMYASKPE; encoded by the coding sequence ATGAGCAATGTAGATCCCTCAGAAATCGCCAAATTTGAGCAACTTGCCAGCCGCTGGTGGGACAAGGAAGGCGAGTTCAAACCCCTACACGAAATCAATCCACTGCGTGCAAATTACATTGACGGGTATGCTCCGGTTGCCGGTAAGAAGCTCCTCGATGTGGGCTGCGGTGGTGGCATCCTGGCAGAAGCCATGGCACAGAGGGGAGCCGATGTCACTGGCATCGATCTAGGGGAGGCCCCACTCAATGTCGCCAAACTTCATGCTCTCGAAAGTGGCGTCAGCGTCAATTATCGCAAAGTGGCAGTAGAGGAACTGGCAGAAGAAGCGCCCGAGAGCTTTGATATTGTCACCTGTTTGGAGATGCTTGAGCATGTACCAGACCCCTCTTCTGTCATTCGCGCCTGTGCAAAACTGGTAAAACCCGGTGGCAAACTATTTTTCTCCACGATCAACCGCACCCCTAAAGGGTGGCTGTTTGCCGTAGTTGGGGCAGAATATGTCCTACGCTTACTGCCCAAGGGCACTCATGAATACAGTAAGTTTATTCGCCCCTCAGAAATGGGCGCCTGGCTGCGCGATGAGTCCCTGGAAGCGTGCGATATAACCGGTATGACTTATAACCCGGTTACCCGCAGCTACAAATTGAATCCCCGGGATGTCGACGTCAATTATTTGATGTATGCCAGCAAACCAGAATAA